A genomic segment from Diospyros lotus cultivar Yz01 chromosome 5, ASM1463336v1, whole genome shotgun sequence encodes:
- the LOC127800997 gene encoding uncharacterized protein LOC127800997: protein MGGQLSTQLNRRKAISTEEKALSDLQQSGKEFPGSDYRPADRKNWMAGLNPENVHLNMIVWPGTHDSATNKIGIPCITRPFAQCQSLSIYSQLERGARVLDIRVQEDRRVCHGILLTYSIDVVIQDIKRFLSETTSEIVILEIRTEFGHEDPPEFDKYLEDQLGEFLIHQNDHFFEKTIAELLPKRVICVWKPRKSPHPKAGSALWSSGYLKDNWIDTDLPSTKFESNLKHLSEQPAAASRKFFYRVENTVTPQADNPVLCVRPVTNRIHGYARVFIAECFSRGCADRLQIFSTDFIDESFVDACVGLTHARIEGKA, encoded by the coding sequence ATGGGTGGCCAGCTGTCCACTCAGTTGAATCGCCGGAAAGCAATCTCCACCGAGGAGAAAGCGCTGTCTGATCTTCAACAGAGCGGCAAGGAGTTCCCCGGCAGCGACTACCGTCCGGCCGACAGGAAAAACTGGATGGCCGGCCTCAACCCGGAGAATGTTCATCTCAACATGATTGTATGGCCAGGCACCCATGATTCAGCCACCAACAAAATCGGCATTCCCTGCATCACTCGCCCCTTTGCCCAATGTCAGTCTCTCTCCATCTACAGCCAGCTCGAACGCGGCGCCCGAGTGCTCGACATCCGAGTCCAGGAGGATCGCCGCGTCTGCCATGGGATCCTGCTCACCTACAGTATCGACGTTGTCATCCAAGATATCAAGAGGTTTCTGTCGGAGACCACATCAGAGATCGTAATTCTGGAGATCCGGACAGAGTTTGGACACGAGGATCCCCCCGAGTTCGACAAGTACTTAGAGGATCAGCTGGGCGAGTTCTTGATCCACCAGAACGATCACTTCTTCGAGAAGACAATTGCAGAGTTGTTGCCGAAGAGAGTAATCTGTGTTTGGAAGCCAAGAAAGTCGCCTCATCCAAAGGCAGGATCGGCATTATGGAGTTCTGGGTACTTGAAGGACAACTGGATCGACACGGACTTGCCGTCGACCAAGTTCGAGAGCAATCTGAAGCATCTGAGCGAGCAGCCGGCGGCGGCGTCCAGAAAGTTCTTCTACCGGGTGGAGAACACAGTGACGCCGCAAGCCGATAACCCGGTGTTGTGTGTTAGGCCGGTGACGAATCGGATTCATGGATATGCAAGGGTGTTCATAGCTGAGTGTTTCTCCAGAGGCTGCGCTGATCGGCTGCAGATATTCTCGACGGATTTCATAGATGAGAGCTTTGTCGATGCTTGTGTTGGGCTTACACATGCGAGGATTGAAGGAAAGGCGTGA